A region of Salinibacter sp. 10B DNA encodes the following proteins:
- the zapE gene encoding AFG1/ZapE family ATPase encodes MTPPDRFRSATFDTYTPITPSQAEALSTVRWFTARVLTSPTLYERTKRFFGLSAASAPNGLYLVGPAGTGKTHLLAATYHALSPEVSCAFLHSSTLFRQTEPPADFAHALADQHTVCCLDEVEIDDPANEMRLVQFMKTLAARNVPLLATSNITPDTSLSSQLSSGRLHRFLQSEFSERYHIVEVKGADYRRTQDVERTGEGWVGPPEHTRPAMQQAYRATDDASRWWSFDDLRRASTEMSHPRLIDTLSAVDHLFIADISISNTDDALRLLRVIDALYLREDAPALYFTATAAPDAWFAPDAHAGVAQAVAEKFARTVSRIYALCSVHTVDPTPSEAC; translated from the coding sequence ATGACGCCTCCCGACCGTTTTCGCTCGGCCACATTCGACACGTATACCCCCATCACGCCCAGCCAGGCCGAGGCCCTAAGCACCGTGCGCTGGTTTACCGCTCGCGTTCTCACCTCCCCGACGCTCTACGAACGGACCAAACGGTTCTTCGGGCTATCGGCTGCGTCGGCGCCGAACGGGCTCTATCTGGTCGGCCCCGCCGGAACGGGCAAAACGCACCTGCTCGCCGCCACCTACCACGCACTCTCCCCTGAGGTGTCCTGCGCCTTTCTGCACTCCAGCACTCTCTTTCGGCAAACGGAGCCCCCGGCCGATTTCGCGCACGCACTGGCCGACCAGCATACGGTCTGCTGTCTCGATGAGGTCGAGATCGACGATCCCGCCAATGAGATGCGCCTCGTGCAGTTCATGAAGACGCTCGCCGCGCGCAACGTCCCCCTCCTGGCCACGAGCAACATTACGCCGGACACGTCCCTGTCGTCTCAGCTCAGCAGCGGTCGCCTGCATCGGTTTCTCCAATCGGAATTTTCGGAGCGGTACCACATCGTGGAGGTGAAGGGCGCGGACTATCGACGGACACAAGACGTTGAGCGGACTGGGGAAGGATGGGTCGGCCCTCCAGAGCATACCCGCCCTGCGATGCAGCAGGCCTACCGGGCAACCGACGATGCCTCCCGCTGGTGGTCGTTCGATGACCTTCGGCGGGCGTCGACCGAAATGTCCCACCCTCGGCTTATCGATACCCTCTCGGCAGTCGACCACCTCTTCATCGCCGACATCTCGATCTCGAACACCGACGACGCATTGCGATTGCTCCGCGTGATCGATGCGCTTTACCTCCGCGAGGACGCCCCTGCACTGTACTTTACAGCGACAGCCGCCCCTGATGCCTGGTTTGCCCCCGATGCCCACGCCGGCGTCGCGCAGGCTGTGGCCGAAAAATTTGCACGAACCGTGTCCCGCATCTATGCTTTGTGCTCGGTCCACACGGTCGACCCCACGCCGTCTGAAGCCTGCTGA
- a CDS encoding TonB-dependent receptor: MPSAVRAQDGPTVSGTVTDAESGESLPGVNIQVVGTQIGTTTGADGGYEITVPSENSTLQFSFVGFNTRTVDVEGRTTIDVTLQPSTLTGEEIVVVGYSEQRRADLTGSVDVADVGEMQELSSAQVTEQLQGQLAGVTVRTSGQPGDEPQINIRGFNTFGNNQPLFVVDGVPTQDISFLNSQNIESLQVLKDAGAASQYGARASNGVVVITTSQGGGDEDVSVNYSASVGYQVPESGNVYDILSPQEQGELVFMAQRNAGQDPSSTVWGDGDEPRVPTWLEPVGAEDPNTDDYFVNPQYTDPGALGNFTQYVRSNQDGTNWFDEITDPAMQTSHNLSVGGGGDLGNYFTSVSYTNQEGTVMNTSFERYSIRANTEFNITDNFRIGENLAFTVSENLQAGTLQEGQALGMAYRQHSIIPVRDIQGNFAGTAVANASLGNASNPVAIRHRARTDDDEDRRLFGNVFMEVDFLEDFTARSNFGADINSGYFKYFTYPTYENSENTSTNAYTEQVYNDRSWTWSNQVTYDGTFAENHNVTVLAAAEAVQNVTRFDAVGRQGYFSFNPDYTQLATGSGTTTINGSDRSINQLLSIVGNVDYNYDSTYLLSLTVRRDGSSKFLNNQWGTFPAATAGVRLSNLGPLQDIGWLTDLKLRGGYGVMGNQLNVDPNNAYTLYGGTINNSYYAIGGTNNSVQQGFRQVRIGNPDAKWERNEDINIGVDFAILDGQLEGTVDFYQKSIEDLLYNPSLPATAGAADAPFRNVASMRNRGIDLSLRGSQDFSDDISLSGRLTFTTYNNEIESIAEGQDFFSQDFRRFGLPIIRNEVGHPISSFYGFKIEGFWQNQEEIDQANAQAQEATGNSSATYMDGAAPGRFRYVDTNGDNQITDEDRVHLGSPHADFSYGLNLNFTYSNFDVSMQLYGEQGKEIWNQTKWWTDFRSSFEGAKSKTALYDSWQEEGDTMSDVSAPIQEADYFGFATGGVPNSYFVEDGSYLRVRSVRLGYTLPSSLVGNAGIQSLRLYAQAENLLTITGYSGLDPDIGFTQSADNSGGAGSTNFGIDGGAYPRPQTFTVGVNLSF, from the coding sequence GTGCCGAGTGCCGTCCGGGCGCAGGATGGTCCCACAGTGTCGGGGACGGTCACCGATGCGGAGAGCGGGGAGTCGCTTCCGGGGGTAAACATTCAGGTCGTGGGAACGCAAATCGGAACGACCACGGGAGCGGATGGAGGCTACGAGATCACGGTACCCAGCGAGAATTCGACGCTTCAGTTTTCCTTCGTCGGATTCAATACGCGAACCGTTGACGTGGAGGGGCGGACGACGATTGACGTGACCCTGCAGCCGTCGACCCTGACCGGTGAGGAAATTGTCGTGGTTGGGTACAGCGAGCAGCGTCGCGCCGACCTCACGGGATCGGTCGATGTGGCCGACGTCGGCGAGATGCAGGAGCTAAGCTCCGCGCAGGTGACCGAACAGCTGCAGGGGCAGCTCGCCGGGGTGACGGTTCGGACGTCGGGCCAGCCGGGCGACGAGCCGCAGATTAACATTCGCGGCTTCAACACCTTCGGCAACAACCAGCCACTGTTTGTGGTCGACGGGGTGCCGACGCAGGACATCTCGTTCTTAAACTCGCAGAACATTGAGTCCCTTCAGGTACTGAAGGATGCCGGAGCTGCCTCGCAGTATGGTGCTCGTGCGTCCAACGGCGTGGTCGTGATTACGACCAGTCAGGGCGGGGGTGACGAGGATGTCTCCGTCAACTACAGTGCCAGTGTTGGCTACCAGGTTCCGGAGTCGGGCAACGTGTACGATATTCTGTCTCCGCAGGAGCAGGGCGAGCTCGTCTTCATGGCCCAGCGGAACGCCGGCCAGGACCCGTCCTCCACCGTGTGGGGCGACGGCGACGAGCCGAGAGTGCCCACGTGGCTTGAGCCGGTCGGGGCGGAGGATCCGAACACGGACGACTACTTCGTAAACCCGCAGTACACGGATCCAGGCGCGCTCGGCAACTTCACGCAGTACGTACGCTCGAATCAAGACGGGACCAACTGGTTCGACGAGATCACCGATCCGGCGATGCAGACCTCCCACAACCTGAGCGTGGGCGGCGGCGGCGATCTGGGGAATTACTTCACCTCGGTGAGCTACACGAACCAGGAGGGAACCGTGATGAACACCTCGTTCGAACGGTACTCCATTCGGGCCAACACGGAGTTCAATATTACGGATAATTTCCGGATTGGAGAGAACCTCGCGTTTACGGTGAGTGAAAACCTGCAGGCGGGGACGCTTCAGGAGGGCCAGGCCCTCGGGATGGCGTACCGCCAGCATTCCATTATTCCGGTACGGGACATCCAGGGGAACTTCGCCGGAACGGCCGTCGCGAATGCCAGTCTCGGAAATGCGTCCAATCCGGTTGCCATTCGCCACCGGGCCCGAACCGACGACGACGAGGATCGGCGCCTCTTCGGAAATGTGTTTATGGAAGTGGACTTCCTCGAGGACTTTACGGCCCGCTCCAACTTCGGCGCCGACATCAACTCGGGGTACTTCAAGTACTTTACCTATCCGACGTACGAGAACTCCGAGAACACGTCCACCAACGCGTACACCGAGCAGGTCTACAACGACCGGAGCTGGACGTGGTCTAATCAGGTCACCTACGACGGGACCTTTGCGGAGAATCACAACGTGACGGTGCTGGCGGCCGCTGAAGCCGTTCAGAACGTCACGCGGTTCGACGCCGTGGGGCGACAGGGATACTTCAGTTTCAATCCGGACTACACGCAGCTGGCGACGGGATCGGGGACGACGACCATCAACGGGTCCGACCGCTCCATTAACCAGTTGCTCTCCATTGTCGGAAATGTCGACTACAACTACGACAGCACGTATCTCTTGAGCCTCACCGTTCGACGCGACGGCTCGTCGAAGTTTCTGAACAATCAGTGGGGTACCTTCCCTGCCGCGACGGCGGGCGTGCGGTTGTCGAACCTCGGGCCGCTGCAGGACATCGGGTGGCTCACCGACCTGAAGCTCCGTGGAGGATACGGCGTCATGGGGAATCAGCTGAACGTTGATCCCAACAACGCCTACACCCTCTACGGCGGGACGATCAACAACTCGTACTACGCGATCGGGGGCACCAACAACAGCGTCCAGCAGGGCTTCCGGCAGGTGCGGATTGGAAACCCGGATGCGAAGTGGGAACGCAATGAGGACATCAACATCGGCGTCGACTTTGCCATCCTGGACGGTCAGTTGGAGGGTACGGTCGACTTTTATCAGAAGAGTATTGAGGATCTTCTGTACAACCCCTCACTGCCCGCGACGGCCGGTGCGGCGGATGCGCCCTTCCGCAACGTGGCGAGCATGCGCAATCGGGGCATCGACCTCTCCCTTCGGGGCTCTCAGGACTTCTCCGACGACATCTCGTTGAGTGGACGCCTGACGTTCACGACGTACAACAACGAGATCGAGTCCATCGCCGAGGGACAAGACTTCTTCAGTCAGGATTTCCGTCGCTTTGGGTTGCCCATCATTCGAAATGAGGTGGGACACCCCATTTCCTCCTTCTATGGGTTCAAGATCGAGGGTTTCTGGCAGAACCAGGAGGAGATCGATCAGGCCAATGCTCAGGCACAGGAGGCGACCGGAAATTCCAGTGCGACGTACATGGACGGGGCCGCCCCGGGCCGCTTCCGCTACGTGGATACGAATGGCGACAACCAGATTACGGATGAGGACCGCGTGCACCTTGGCAGTCCGCACGCCGACTTCTCCTACGGCCTGAACCTGAACTTCACGTACAGCAACTTCGACGTCTCGATGCAGCTGTACGGGGAGCAAGGAAAGGAAATCTGGAACCAGACGAAGTGGTGGACCGACTTCCGCTCCAGCTTTGAGGGCGCGAAGAGCAAGACCGCGCTCTACGATTCCTGGCAAGAGGAAGGGGACACGATGTCCGATGTCTCTGCTCCGATTCAGGAGGCCGACTACTTCGGCTTTGCTACGGGTGGTGTGCCGAACTCGTATTTCGTGGAGGATGGGTCGTACCTCCGCGTCCGGAGCGTTCGCCTCGGCTACACCTTGCCGTCGTCTCTCGTGGGCAACGCTGGGATCCAAAGCCTGCGGCTATACGCTCAGGCCGAGAATCTCCTGACCATCACTGGTTACAGTGGGCTCGATCCGGACATTGGCTTCACGCAGAGCGCCGACAACTCTGGCGGTGCGGGAAGCACCAACTTTGGGATCGACGGAGGTGCATATCCGAGACCGCAGACCTTTACGGTGGGGGTTAACCTCTCTTTCTAA
- a CDS encoding VCBS repeat-containing protein: protein MRLHSLLFLLFLLSCTQPDPSANESQSVRDGRRLANQHCWTCHTPASPSTLDKETWTNGVLPAMAPKLGIQVMWDDNYYKPDARPDNTPRDSVLSLQEWRKIVAYFRAQAPDSVTLPPPPATLRRSLPLFSIRTPPPNRRRSPSTAMVAIDTARHRLYTSTVSAGRLARWSPSFERTPLELPPLKGVETQFVRDSTGARQVVFTGIGTMRAVNSARGRVERLNVETGRHHTIADQLPRPVCARPGDFNQDGRRDWLVCGFGHDRGGLYLFEQQPDGTYRKRVLRSVPGAVDAQIGDFNDDGWTDAMVLFGHSKEGVWLFLNDGTGHFVQKSVVRFPPHYGSSSLQVVDFNGDERPDLLYTSGDNADYSTILKPFHGAYIYINTGDFQYEKRFFYHFNGATEAVARDFDEDGDLDIGMIGFFADLRSDAAQDFVYLEQDGPLEFTPHAPPIAHKGRWISMDAGDYDGDNDVDLVLGNFPRRYSSSRRTTDSTSSRPPFLILENQLRAPTPTDAPSAE from the coding sequence ATGCGCCTGCATTCTCTTCTCTTCCTTCTTTTCCTGCTCTCCTGTACCCAGCCAGATCCCTCCGCCAACGAATCACAAAGCGTGCGGGACGGCCGTCGGCTCGCCAATCAGCATTGCTGGACCTGCCATACGCCGGCCTCTCCTTCCACCCTGGACAAGGAGACGTGGACAAACGGCGTGCTCCCCGCCATGGCCCCAAAGTTGGGCATTCAGGTGATGTGGGACGATAACTACTACAAGCCCGACGCCCGCCCCGACAACACCCCCCGCGACTCGGTCCTCAGCCTGCAAGAATGGCGCAAGATCGTAGCGTACTTTCGTGCCCAGGCCCCCGACTCGGTCACCCTTCCTCCTCCCCCCGCCACCCTGCGCCGCTCTCTTCCGCTCTTCTCCATACGGACACCGCCTCCCAATCGCCGCCGCTCGCCGTCCACGGCAATGGTCGCAATCGACACCGCCCGGCACCGCCTGTACACCAGCACCGTGTCGGCTGGACGTCTGGCCCGGTGGAGCCCGTCGTTTGAGCGCACCCCCCTGGAACTCCCACCACTGAAGGGGGTCGAAACGCAGTTCGTCCGGGACTCGACGGGGGCCCGGCAAGTCGTGTTTACGGGCATCGGTACCATGCGCGCCGTCAACTCTGCCCGCGGACGCGTCGAAAGACTGAACGTGGAAACGGGACGTCACCACACCATTGCCGACCAGTTGCCGCGGCCCGTCTGTGCGCGTCCTGGCGACTTCAATCAGGACGGACGCCGGGACTGGCTGGTCTGCGGCTTCGGCCACGACCGCGGTGGACTCTACCTCTTTGAGCAGCAGCCCGACGGGACGTACCGGAAACGTGTGCTTCGCTCCGTCCCTGGAGCCGTTGACGCCCAGATCGGCGATTTCAACGACGACGGGTGGACGGACGCCATGGTCCTCTTTGGCCACTCGAAGGAAGGCGTCTGGCTCTTTTTGAACGACGGCACAGGCCACTTCGTGCAGAAGAGCGTCGTGCGCTTTCCGCCACACTATGGGTCGTCCAGCCTTCAGGTCGTCGACTTCAACGGCGACGAGCGCCCAGATCTGCTATACACGAGCGGAGACAACGCCGACTACTCCACCATTCTCAAGCCCTTCCACGGCGCGTACATTTACATCAACACCGGAGATTTCCAGTACGAGAAGCGATTCTTCTACCATTTCAATGGAGCCACCGAGGCCGTTGCCCGAGACTTTGACGAGGACGGCGACCTAGACATCGGGATGATCGGGTTTTTTGCCGATCTCCGATCGGACGCCGCGCAGGATTTCGTGTATTTGGAGCAGGATGGCCCCCTGGAATTTACTCCGCATGCCCCCCCTATTGCGCACAAAGGACGATGGATCAGCATGGATGCCGGCGATTACGATGGCGACAACGACGTGGACCTCGTCCTGGGCAATTTCCCTCGACGCTATTCATCCTCACGCCGCACGACCGACTCCACATCTTCTCGTCCTCCCTTCCTCATTCTGGAAAATCAACTCCGGGCCCCCACCCCAACCGACGCCCCGTCGGCCGAATAG
- a CDS encoding outer membrane beta-barrel protein, protein MKFNSRLLPTGLFCAVLALFLATPASAQIPTGQVGVSIGGNFETLDDVSGGNTEASFNSAVGFHAGITYDQPVSTTEPLSNLSVRPGVFARRVGQYGFPGSIEGSGAGLLENEEFTLWMFEVPVDLRYQIPVETGPVSLYGLIGPQISIPRADSDFEATLNDVSYAVNLGVGGEISLPAGLTLMPELRYELGVTNAFKDEFTYRFREFSIEDSPSFGGPQLRVHLTYGL, encoded by the coding sequence ATGAAATTCAACTCTCGCCTCCTTCCAACAGGGTTGTTTTGCGCGGTCCTCGCCTTGTTTTTAGCAACTCCTGCGAGTGCCCAGATCCCGACCGGACAAGTGGGGGTTTCCATCGGTGGAAATTTTGAAACGCTCGATGACGTTAGTGGAGGAAATACCGAGGCATCCTTCAACAGTGCGGTCGGATTTCACGCTGGCATTACGTACGATCAGCCTGTTTCTACTACGGAGCCGCTCAGCAACCTAAGCGTGCGCCCGGGTGTGTTTGCCCGTCGGGTGGGCCAGTATGGATTCCCTGGCTCAATTGAGGGCAGTGGGGCCGGCCTTCTCGAGAACGAGGAGTTCACCCTCTGGATGTTCGAGGTGCCCGTCGACCTCCGGTATCAGATTCCAGTCGAGACCGGCCCGGTTTCTCTTTACGGTCTGATTGGGCCCCAAATCTCGATTCCGCGGGCGGACAGCGACTTCGAAGCCACGCTGAACGACGTCTCCTACGCAGTGAATCTCGGCGTGGGTGGGGAAATCAGCCTTCCCGCAGGCCTCACGCTTATGCCGGAGCTCCGCTATGAGCTCGGCGTGACCAATGCCTTCAAAGACGAGTTCACCTATCGATTTCGGGAGTTCTCGATCGAGGACTCTCCCAGCTTCGGTGGACCGCAGCTTCGCGTTCACCTGACGTATGGGCTTTAA
- a CDS encoding MFS transporter, producing MNRTIQARLSAMMFLEFFVWGAWYTTVAVTMTAHGMEGLTHWPFTVNPIAALVAPFFVGLVADRYFATQRVLGVLHLLGAAFMFAAPSVIGYPTIFILLLLAYNLCYMPTMSLANTLAFHNMTDQESQFPVIRVFGTIGWIVAGLLVSFAGAYFVPEGVIPEETTFPLYLTAGVSAIYGLYSFTLPHTPPPAKGEEVSVRSIAGIDALKKLGSPSFYVFLASSFLISIPLAAYYNFTQTFLANSGFQDVAAVQTVGQASEVIFMLLMPIFFIRLGVKWMLGVGMLAWVVRYGLFALGAPDAVTWMIISGIALHGICYDFFFVTGQIYVDKKASDDIRGQAQGLIILLTYGAGMLIGAQLAGWLFNFIRTGEQLSPDQWLTFWWVPAIFAGIVFLLFMFFFDDEVEVSDQSVASVMGAESEEETEKEPAA from the coding sequence ATGAATCGTACGATTCAGGCTCGCCTCAGCGCGATGATGTTTCTGGAGTTCTTCGTCTGGGGGGCGTGGTACACCACCGTCGCGGTTACGATGACAGCTCACGGCATGGAGGGACTCACCCACTGGCCCTTCACCGTGAACCCCATTGCGGCGCTCGTCGCTCCCTTCTTCGTGGGCCTCGTGGCCGATCGGTACTTTGCCACGCAGCGTGTGCTCGGGGTTCTTCACCTCCTGGGAGCTGCCTTTATGTTTGCGGCTCCGTCCGTCATTGGATACCCCACGATCTTCATCCTGCTCCTGCTGGCGTACAACCTATGCTACATGCCCACCATGAGCCTGGCAAACACGCTGGCGTTCCACAACATGACGGACCAGGAGTCGCAGTTTCCGGTGATCCGCGTCTTTGGAACGATTGGCTGGATCGTCGCCGGGCTGCTCGTCAGCTTTGCCGGAGCCTACTTCGTGCCTGAAGGGGTCATTCCGGAAGAAACGACCTTCCCGCTCTACCTCACGGCAGGTGTAAGTGCCATCTACGGCCTGTACAGCTTCACGCTCCCCCACACTCCTCCCCCCGCCAAGGGCGAAGAGGTGTCCGTCCGGAGCATTGCCGGCATTGATGCCCTGAAGAAGCTTGGAAGCCCCTCGTTCTACGTCTTTCTCGCCAGCTCCTTTCTGATTTCCATTCCCCTGGCGGCGTACTACAACTTCACGCAAACCTTCCTCGCCAACTCGGGCTTTCAGGACGTTGCGGCCGTTCAAACGGTCGGGCAGGCCTCCGAGGTCATCTTCATGCTCCTCATGCCGATTTTCTTCATCCGGCTGGGCGTAAAGTGGATGCTGGGTGTAGGCATGCTCGCGTGGGTCGTCCGCTACGGGCTCTTCGCGCTCGGCGCTCCGGATGCCGTCACGTGGATGATTATCTCCGGCATTGCCCTGCACGGCATCTGCTACGACTTCTTCTTCGTCACCGGGCAGATTTACGTCGACAAGAAGGCAAGCGATGACATTCGGGGACAGGCGCAGGGCCTCATTATCCTCCTCACCTACGGCGCTGGCATGCTGATCGGCGCCCAGCTCGCGGGCTGGCTCTTCAACTTCATCCGCACCGGCGAGCAGCTGTCTCCCGACCAGTGGCTGACCTTCTGGTGGGTCCCGGCCATCTTTGCGGGCATTGTCTTCCTGCTCTTCATGTTCTTCTTCGACGACGAGGTGGAGGTGTCCGACCAGTCCGTCGCCTCCGTGATGGGCGCTGAATCCGAAGAGGAGACAGAAAAAGAACCGGCGGCCTAA
- a CDS encoding LacI family DNA-binding transcriptional regulator, translating into MAATIRAVAEEADVSPATVSRVFNDTAPVEESTRERILDAAERLGYVPNATARSLSIKETATIGVLMPYLTGEYFPEVIRGLDEEAQRHDRFLLLSSSHHTSKDLQQALRSMYGRVDGLVLMLPQLSASDFEAYLSDDLPVVLLNCAPGGHQFHVLSIDNHEGGRMATRHLIEQGHERIGILTGSLANYEARERLGGYHSAMAEAGLSGRDEWIATGDFTRESGGEAICEVLEADPRPTAVFASNDYMAMGAVRVLRERGLHVPDDMAIVGFDDVPSAEYFTPSLSAIDARMRDLGSEAITMLLDLIKTSDDGQSARRVKQLDPVLRIRASSTR; encoded by the coding sequence ATGGCGGCAACCATCCGAGCGGTGGCAGAGGAAGCCGATGTATCGCCTGCAACCGTGTCCCGTGTTTTTAACGATACAGCGCCTGTCGAGGAGTCTACTCGGGAGCGCATTCTCGACGCCGCCGAGCGACTGGGCTACGTGCCGAACGCAACGGCTCGAAGTTTGAGCATCAAAGAGACGGCGACGATTGGGGTGTTGATGCCGTACTTAACGGGGGAGTATTTTCCCGAGGTGATTCGGGGCCTCGATGAGGAAGCCCAGCGACACGACCGGTTTCTCCTGCTTTCGAGTTCTCATCATACGTCCAAGGATCTCCAGCAGGCACTTCGCTCCATGTATGGACGTGTGGACGGCCTCGTCCTCATGCTCCCACAGCTTTCGGCGTCGGACTTTGAGGCCTACCTTTCGGACGATCTCCCGGTCGTACTCCTAAACTGTGCTCCCGGGGGACACCAATTCCACGTGCTCTCGATTGACAACCACGAAGGGGGGCGGATGGCGACGCGCCATCTCATTGAGCAGGGTCACGAACGGATTGGGATCCTGACGGGGAGCCTCGCCAACTATGAGGCCCGCGAGCGTCTGGGCGGATACCACTCGGCGATGGCGGAAGCGGGTTTGTCGGGGCGGGACGAGTGGATTGCGACCGGCGACTTCACGCGGGAGTCGGGCGGGGAGGCCATCTGTGAAGTGCTGGAGGCGGATCCGCGGCCGACAGCCGTGTTCGCATCGAACGACTACATGGCGATGGGAGCCGTTCGTGTTCTCCGAGAGCGAGGCCTCCACGTGCCGGACGATATGGCAATTGTTGGGTTCGACGATGTCCCGAGCGCCGAGTACTTCACCCCGTCGCTGTCGGCGATCGATGCCCGGATGCGGGATCTCGGCTCCGAGGCCATTACCATGCTCCTCGATCTCATCAAAACGTCGGACGATGGTCAATCGGCACGCCGGGTGAAGCAGTTGGATCCGGTTCTCCGCATTCGGGCGTCGAGCACGCGCTAA
- a CDS encoding RagB/SusD family nutrient uptake outer membrane protein yields the protein MSYLKTTLTILVALSVGGLLTSCDSFLSEEPKGSLSGGVVENEKGVETLLIGAYSALSPTDGGTLAIAGGLAWTADPAHWPYGAVASDVAQKGSEPTDQQEANSLMDHTWTPTNGYFNGLWQNRFEGVARANSVLQALDNAEGIPEQTATRMRAEARFLRAYFYFDLKKNFGNVPLVTDTTENLNQPNDIENEIIWPQIEADLQFAAQNLPVEMPDQARANKWAAASFLAKAHVYQKDWEAAKALFNGSPELLGGQNIIQDGATASGVPYALEEQYSTNFNAATQGSDNSEIIFSVEMTGTDGSGDMANSWAGYKLNYPQGVAPFGCCGFFLGSYDLVNSFKTDSDGLPRPDGFNTAFNGMDKYLKNTQGDAPTDKFTPATNASLDPRLDWTVGRRGVPFHDHGPHPGTRYIRADESYAGVYTAKKHVWRRANTDIANNPNSWAPGTGVDYPSMRFADVKLMAAEAELQAGNGSVEQARQYVNDVRTRAANSNGYVNNSMNEAYALAVVDNEADMLDTSPSAFDWVVRTDRNSTFMYLGDVNGGGAGNIDNWNEYPNPVSNYNIEPYTMAEFTSGVGALRKVHFERKLELAMEGHRFYDLVRWDRAETRMNEYFDYQGEKTTDVDPSDTYRGAGIFPIPQSQISISTVDGEQILQQNPQY from the coding sequence ATGTCATACCTGAAGACAACACTCACCATCCTCGTCGCCTTATCGGTCGGGGGACTTCTGACCTCCTGCGACAGCTTTCTTTCCGAAGAGCCGAAGGGATCACTGAGCGGAGGGGTCGTCGAGAACGAGAAGGGCGTGGAGACGCTTCTGATTGGGGCATACTCAGCCCTGAGCCCGACCGACGGGGGAACGCTCGCGATTGCGGGGGGATTGGCCTGGACGGCCGACCCCGCCCACTGGCCCTACGGCGCGGTGGCGAGCGACGTGGCCCAAAAAGGATCGGAGCCCACGGACCAGCAGGAGGCCAACAGCCTGATGGACCACACGTGGACCCCGACCAACGGGTACTTCAACGGCCTCTGGCAAAACCGGTTTGAAGGGGTTGCGCGCGCCAACAGCGTGTTGCAGGCGCTCGACAATGCGGAGGGCATTCCGGAGCAAACGGCTACCCGCATGCGGGCGGAGGCACGGTTCCTTCGAGCGTACTTCTACTTCGACCTGAAGAAGAACTTCGGGAACGTTCCGCTGGTGACCGACACCACGGAGAATCTCAACCAGCCCAACGACATCGAGAACGAGATCATCTGGCCGCAGATTGAGGCCGACCTCCAGTTTGCTGCACAGAACCTGCCGGTGGAAATGCCCGACCAGGCCCGAGCCAACAAGTGGGCGGCGGCGTCCTTCCTCGCGAAGGCGCACGTGTATCAGAAAGACTGGGAAGCGGCAAAGGCCCTCTTCAACGGAAGTCCCGAACTGCTCGGGGGACAGAACATCATCCAGGATGGAGCCACGGCCAGCGGCGTCCCCTACGCGCTGGAGGAGCAGTACTCCACGAACTTCAACGCCGCCACGCAGGGAAGCGACAACTCGGAGATCATCTTCTCCGTGGAGATGACCGGAACCGACGGCAGCGGCGACATGGCGAACTCCTGGGCCGGATATAAGCTGAACTATCCGCAGGGCGTTGCGCCCTTCGGGTGCTGCGGCTTCTTCCTCGGCTCTTACGACCTGGTCAACTCCTTTAAGACCGACAGTGACGGTCTGCCGAGGCCGGACGGCTTCAATACGGCCTTCAACGGCATGGACAAGTACCTGAAGAACACGCAGGGCGATGCGCCGACGGATAAATTCACGCCGGCGACAAATGCCAGCCTCGACCCCCGGCTCGACTGGACGGTCGGGCGCCGCGGCGTTCCGTTCCACGACCACGGCCCGCACCCGGGCACCCGGTACATCCGGGCCGATGAAAGCTATGCCGGAGTGTATACGGCGAAGAAGCACGTGTGGCGCCGGGCAAACACGGACATCGCCAATAACCCGAACTCCTGGGCGCCGGGTACGGGCGTCGACTATCCGTCCATGCGCTTCGCGGACGTGAAACTGATGGCGGCCGAGGCTGAGCTCCAGGCCGGCAACGGGTCGGTGGAGCAGGCGCGCCAGTACGTGAACGACGTTCGGACCCGCGCCGCCAACAGCAACGGGTACGTGAACAACAGCATGAATGAGGCCTACGCCCTCGCCGTGGTGGATAACGAGGCGGATATGCTGGACACGAGTCCCAGCGCATTCGACTGGGTCGTGCGCACCGATCGCAACTCCACGTTCATGTACCTTGGAGACGTGAACGGCGGCGGGGCGGGCAATATCGACAACTGGAATGAGTATCCGAACCCGGTGTCGAACTACAACATCGAGCCGTACACGATGGCGGAGTTCACCTCCGGTGTTGGGGCTCTGCGGAAGGTCCACTTCGAGCGGAAGCTCGAGCTGGCGATGGAAGGACATCGCTTCTACGACCTCGTCCGATGGGATCGAGCCGAAACGCGGATGAACGAGTACTTCGATTATCAGGGAGAGAAGACTACGGACGTGGACCCCTCAGACACCTATCGTGGGGCCGGAATCTTCCCGATTCCGCAGTCGCAGATCTCCATCAGTACCGTCGATGGAGAACAGATTCTGCAGCAAAACCCGCAATACTAG